The Hymenobacter sp. 5317J-9 genome has a window encoding:
- a CDS encoding TonB-dependent receptor plug domain-containing protein: MSRILPAALLVFSITAAQAQQIDTLTARRVAVRGTMSDSIIPQLVQTFSHRTIYCPVQIIVNHWTPPSFLTIQPILTQVPGVQVTPTSGAPGAWATVRIRGGSSLADTDQPLYLVDGLPALNADFAPGAAISEGVAFGAGPEAARVGANPLLFVPTEDVESITVLQGAVATAQYGAQGSNGVIAITTKRGGKSGQKQPLRVRYAGFGGVQQVRQRYSLLNARQYADLANEAETTARPGFGVPFPSPDLERLGAGTDWQAELFRTAFLQNHHLAFDGSSARTRYALSADYLNQAGVVQHSNLTRYALRLNLDQQLSSQLRVSLNAAAAHIAHTLPGQGAVAAALLAPPTLPARQADGRYYQTNSYYPYSFPGTFFNPLAIANDAGYEGTTRRLLLQAGLHYQLQPNFRVSLSASHEGAGTDGTDRTLFALFGGGPPPAPDNVRNTTLTTAATVAQLQLAYDHHFTEDQLLALEATAGSQSYRLEQTTQQLAPGSSYSNSATTNYTLYNAALVARYSYRERYEALASLRADVNQATFYRNAPTTTSWLPGAELRWHLHHENFLSGSQFLQTLTLWAAAGQTSNTGLVSSGLGSGVQAGQVVVGGSVGPPVPVAALPYPASALPRTTQLEAGLRVGLWQNHVLLDVDAYRRTTAHVAVPQLVPTPLPTGVGYVFQQRDADLRTQGLQLSASSTWAIGKLKGNSRVAAALLQQRVLAVADGPLGGGAAVAVAGLVVGEAPHPYLLYERLGVAASGQPAAGQVRYQDLDGNGRLNEADARYQGTVLPTRQFTLTQTLTLGRFTLDVQADALGGHQLLNTTLARLELPTGATNGTTRLLDRWTPTANNPDIPQASASSSIVLARYDSGTPQSAANLRLSQLTLSYDLRPTSPHPMSVWVGGQNLFVLTRYRGFDPNVSSGGATLLAAGYDTNAYPVPRTWLLGVRASF, encoded by the coding sequence ATGAGTCGAATTCTACCAGCTGCACTTCTGGTTTTTTCCATCACGGCCGCTCAGGCTCAGCAAATTGATACGCTGACTGCCCGCCGCGTTGCCGTGCGCGGCACGATGTCTGATAGTATTATCCCACAACTAGTGCAGACGTTTAGCCACCGCACTATTTACTGTCCTGTTCAAATCATCGTCAATCACTGGACGCCACCGTCTTTTCTCACCATTCAGCCCATCCTGACCCAGGTACCCGGCGTGCAGGTAACGCCCACTTCCGGCGCCCCAGGCGCCTGGGCCACGGTGCGCATTCGGGGCGGCAGCAGCTTGGCCGACACCGACCAGCCCCTGTACCTGGTGGACGGACTACCAGCGCTGAATGCAGATTTTGCCCCCGGCGCAGCCATCAGCGAGGGGGTGGCCTTTGGGGCCGGGCCCGAAGCCGCCCGGGTGGGCGCCAACCCGCTGTTGTTTGTGCCGACGGAGGACGTGGAAAGCATCACGGTGCTGCAAGGGGCGGTGGCCACGGCCCAGTATGGGGCCCAAGGCAGCAACGGTGTGATTGCCATCACGACCAAGCGCGGCGGCAAGTCGGGCCAGAAACAGCCATTGCGCGTGCGCTACGCCGGTTTCGGCGGCGTGCAGCAGGTGCGCCAGCGGTATAGTCTGCTGAATGCCCGTCAGTACGCCGACCTGGCAAACGAAGCCGAAACAACGGCGCGTCCCGGTTTCGGCGTCCCGTTTCCATCGCCCGACCTGGAGCGCCTCGGCGCCGGCACCGACTGGCAGGCGGAGCTATTCCGCACAGCTTTTCTACAAAACCATCACCTTGCCTTCGATGGCAGCAGCGCCCGCACCCGCTACGCCCTGAGCGCCGACTACCTGAACCAGGCCGGCGTGGTGCAGCACTCCAACCTGACCCGCTATGCGTTGCGCCTCAACCTGGACCAGCAGCTTAGCTCGCAGCTGCGCGTTTCGCTGAACGCCGCGGCGGCCCACATCGCCCACACGCTGCCCGGCCAGGGGGCGGTGGCGGCCGCACTGCTGGCGCCTCCTACCCTGCCGGCCCGCCAGGCCGACGGCCGCTACTACCAAACCAATAGTTATTACCCATACTCCTTCCCGGGCACATTTTTCAATCCGCTGGCCATTGCCAACGATGCGGGCTACGAGGGCACTACGCGGCGCTTGCTGCTACAAGCCGGGCTGCACTACCAACTGCAACCCAATTTCCGGGTGAGCTTATCGGCCAGCCACGAAGGGGCCGGCACCGATGGTACCGACCGTACACTTTTTGCTTTGTTTGGGGGTGGCCCGCCCCCTGCGCCCGACAACGTGCGCAACACCACGCTCACTACCGCCGCCACCGTGGCCCAGCTGCAGTTGGCCTACGACCATCATTTCACCGAAGACCAACTGCTGGCGTTGGAGGCCACTGCGGGCAGCCAGAGCTACCGCCTCGAACAAACCACCCAGCAACTCGCGCCCGGCTCTTCATATAGCAACAGCGCCACCACCAACTACACCCTCTACAACGCCGCCCTGGTGGCCAGGTACAGCTACCGGGAGCGCTACGAAGCGCTGGCTTCGCTCCGGGCCGACGTGAACCAGGCCACATTTTACCGCAACGCCCCGACGACTACTTCCTGGCTACCGGGCGCCGAGCTGCGCTGGCACCTGCACCACGAAAATTTTCTATCGGGCTCTCAATTCCTGCAGACGCTTACGCTGTGGGCGGCAGCGGGCCAGACCAGCAACACGGGCCTGGTGAGCAGCGGCCTGGGCAGCGGGGTGCAGGCCGGCCAGGTGGTTGTGGGCGGGTCCGTGGGGCCGCCGGTGCCGGTTGCGGCGCTGCCCTACCCGGCTTCGGCCCTGCCGCGCACCACCCAGCTGGAAGCCGGCCTGCGCGTGGGCCTGTGGCAAAACCATGTGCTGCTCGATGTGGACGCTTACCGTCGCACCACCGCCCACGTGGCCGTGCCGCAGCTGGTCCCGACTCCTTTGCCCACGGGCGTGGGCTACGTGTTTCAGCAGCGCGACGCGGACCTGCGCACCCAGGGCCTGCAGCTGAGCGCCAGCAGCACCTGGGCCATTGGCAAGCTCAAGGGGAACAGCCGCGTGGCGGCGGCACTGCTGCAGCAGCGCGTGCTGGCGGTAGCCGATGGCCCGCTCGGCGGGGGCGCGGCCGTTGCGGTGGCGGGGCTGGTGGTGGGCGAGGCCCCGCACCCCTACCTGCTGTATGAGCGGCTGGGCGTAGCCGCCAGCGGACAACCCGCCGCGGGGCAGGTGCGCTACCAGGATTTGGACGGCAACGGCCGCCTGAACGAGGCCGACGCCCGCTACCAGGGCACGGTCCTGCCCACTCGCCAGTTCACGCTCACCCAGACCCTGACGCTCGGGCGCTTCACCCTGGATGTGCAAGCCGATGCGCTGGGCGGCCACCAGCTGCTAAACACTACCTTGGCCCGCCTGGAGCTGCCCACCGGCGCCACCAATGGCACCACCCGCCTGCTCGACCGCTGGACGCCCACCGCCAACAACCCCGACATTCCGCAAGCTTCTGCCAGCAGCAGCATCGTGCTGGCCCGCTACGATTCGGGCACGCCGCAGTCGGCCGCCAACCTGCGCCTTAGCCAGCTGACGCTCAGCTACGACCTTCGGCCCACCAGCCCCCACCCCATGAGCGTGTGGGTGGGCGGCCAGAACCTGTTCGTGCTCACCCGCTACCGCGGTTTCGACCCCAACGTAAGCAGCGGCGGCGCCACCCTGCTGGCCGCCGGCTACGACACCAATGCCTACCCCGTGCCGCGCACCTGGCTATTGGGCGTAAGGGCCAGCTTTTAG
- a CDS encoding glycosyltransferase family 39 protein, with protein sequence MAAISPASRPAGWPYLLLAVAAGSFLLFWKLGSMPAQQWDEARAGIHALEALRHPGEWLVSYYKGAPDLWVVKPPLLRWLQSLCFATLGPTELALRLPSALAGLGTLALVWAAGRRWLGHPAAGLLAALVLATAGGFVTRHVTRGGDYDALLTICTTGAVLSWLGYVASGRARLAWVTGIALALAVLTKGVAGVLIGPGLLALVGATGSWHRLRRPAPWLAAALVLAVAAIWYGLRERAAPGYLAAVWQNEGPGRFGAVIENNEEPFHWYISKMVEAKFSFWLAAALLGYVLGWARPRGSRGWWLTRATAAAAGGHLLIISLARTKLAWYDAPLYPLLALQAAAGLWWAGQAVVRERAWRLRPAVLTGAVLLAVAGPYAARLAQLREWYQRRFELPQLLYGNHLRAQVDQHPELNAYALATDGTFNDSPEYYRQVYATQHQHRIARTEPDAAGTLAPGTVLVACGAAAARPWLQRYQCEVLVRTDSCFTLRLGALR encoded by the coding sequence ATGGCCGCCATTTCTCCCGCTTCGCGCCCGGCTGGCTGGCCCTACTTGCTACTCGCCGTAGCCGCCGGCAGCTTTTTGCTTTTCTGGAAGCTCGGCAGCATGCCCGCCCAGCAGTGGGACGAGGCTAGGGCCGGCATCCACGCCCTCGAAGCCCTGCGGCATCCTGGCGAGTGGCTGGTGTCCTACTACAAAGGCGCCCCCGACCTGTGGGTGGTGAAACCGCCCTTGCTGCGCTGGCTGCAGAGCTTGTGCTTTGCCACGCTGGGGCCCACTGAGTTGGCCCTGCGCTTGCCCTCGGCGCTAGCCGGGCTGGGCACGCTGGCGCTGGTGTGGGCCGCGGGGCGGCGCTGGCTGGGCCACCCGGCAGCGGGCCTGCTGGCGGCGCTGGTACTGGCCACTGCTGGCGGCTTCGTCACGCGGCACGTCACCCGCGGCGGCGATTACGATGCCCTGCTTACCATCTGCACCACCGGCGCCGTGCTGAGCTGGCTGGGCTACGTGGCCAGCGGGCGGGCGCGGCTGGCTTGGGTCACTGGCATAGCATTGGCGCTGGCCGTGCTCACCAAAGGCGTGGCGGGCGTGCTTATCGGGCCGGGCCTGCTGGCGCTGGTGGGCGCTACCGGCAGCTGGCACCGCCTGCGCCGGCCGGCGCCGTGGCTGGCGGCGGCGCTGGTGCTGGCCGTGGCCGCCATCTGGTATGGACTGCGCGAGCGGGCGGCCCCCGGCTACCTGGCCGCCGTGTGGCAAAACGAGGGTCCGGGCCGCTTCGGGGCCGTCATTGAAAACAACGAAGAACCCTTCCACTGGTACATCAGCAAAATGGTGGAAGCCAAGTTCAGCTTCTGGCTGGCGGCGGCGCTGCTGGGCTACGTGCTGGGGTGGGCGCGGCCCCGCGGCAGCCGCGGCTGGTGGCTCACGCGGGCCACGGCTGCCGCGGCGGGCGGCCATCTGCTGATTATTTCGCTGGCTCGCACCAAGCTGGCTTGGTATGATGCGCCGCTCTACCCCCTGCTGGCGTTGCAGGCGGCGGCGGGCCTGTGGTGGGCCGGGCAGGCCGTGGTGCGCGAGCGCGCTTGGCGCCTGCGGCCGGCCGTGCTCACGGGCGCGGTGCTGCTGGCCGTGGCGGGCCCCTACGCTGCCCGGCTGGCCCAGCTGCGCGAGTGGTACCAGCGCCGCTTTGAGCTGCCGCAGCTGCTCTACGGCAACCACCTGCGGGCCCAGGTGGACCAGCACCCGGAGCTAAACGCCTACGCGCTGGCCACCGACGGCACCTTCAACGACAGCCCCGAATACTACCGGCAGGTCTACGCCACGCAGCATCAGCATCGCATTGCCCGCACCGAGCCTGACGCGGCCGGCACGCTGGCGCCGGGCACCGTGCTGGTGGCTTGTGGAGCGGCTGCGGCCCGGCCTTGGCTGCAGCGCTACCAGTGTGAGGTGCTGGTGCGCACAGATTCCTGCTTTACGCTGCGGCTGGGGGCATTGCGCTAG